AGAAGATATATCTAtaaaatcatttttaaagaatatgttaaatttaaatttaataagttatgagaatatattaaatatatttttatatacattttattatttaagaAGAAATGATGATTTATTTGTAcattatacaaatatatatataaagaaatatattaacttattaaatattatgacATTTTTTGTAGAGtttataaaacatatgaataaatatttgtatatacaatttttatttcatttcaATTTAGCTActttaaaattaatgaattttttgaatttgaagataataa
This genomic stretch from Plasmodium reichenowi strain SY57 chromosome Unknown, whole genome shotgun sequence harbors:
- a CDS encoding hypothetical protein (conserved Plasmodium protein, unknown function), with product EDISIKSFLKNMLNLNLISYENILNIFLYTFYYLRRNDDLFVHYTNIYIKKYINLLNIMTFFVEFIKHMNKYLYIQFLFHFNLATLKLMNFLNLKIINIIKKYSHVKDLNEKYFIDSNDVVSGRHSTLYYFYFFVTHYNNYYLNKCLTIIVKDILPQNHLNRKMGNYQSHYYANNKHMLYMNTHEIHSARMEEYS